The following are encoded together in the Pseudomonas maumuensis genome:
- a CDS encoding NAD-dependent epimerase: MKVLVTGAAGFIGAHTCRQLLLEGHQVVGLDNFNDYYEPSLKHARVHWVRQTVGDFPLHCLDLGDRDGMARLFASERPEVVVHLAAQAGVRYSLQNPQAYLESNLAGFLNVLEGCRRHPVKHLLYASSSSVYGANQQTPYRVEDAVDHPLSLYAATKKANEAMAHSYSHLYDIPCSGLRFFTVYGPWGRPDMSPMQFAKAISEGRPIQLFNYGRHQRDFTYIDDIVESLVRLIPLPPVADPQWDALNPDPASSHAPWRLYNIGGQRPVELLDYLALLEKHLQRNAVIELLPLQPGDVLATCADASALARVTGFTPQIGLDEGLRRFVAWFKSYYSPAASEAAPTGEQPNQRRAV, encoded by the coding sequence ATGAAAGTGCTGGTCACCGGCGCAGCCGGTTTCATCGGTGCCCACACCTGTCGCCAGCTGTTGCTCGAAGGGCACCAGGTGGTGGGGCTGGACAACTTCAACGACTACTACGAGCCGTCGCTCAAGCATGCCCGCGTGCACTGGGTACGCCAGACAGTAGGGGACTTTCCGCTGCACTGTCTGGACCTCGGCGACCGCGACGGCATGGCCAGGCTGTTCGCCAGCGAACGCCCGGAAGTGGTGGTACACCTTGCGGCCCAGGCTGGTGTGCGCTATTCGCTGCAGAACCCGCAGGCCTACCTGGAAAGCAACCTGGCCGGCTTCCTGAATGTGCTCGAGGGCTGCCGTCGGCACCCGGTCAAGCACCTGCTGTACGCCTCGTCCAGTTCGGTGTATGGCGCCAACCAGCAAACGCCATATCGCGTCGAAGACGCCGTTGACCACCCGCTGTCGCTGTATGCCGCCACCAAGAAGGCCAACGAGGCCATGGCCCACAGCTACAGCCACCTGTACGACATTCCTTGCAGCGGCCTGCGCTTCTTTACCGTGTACGGCCCGTGGGGCCGCCCGGACATGTCGCCGATGCAGTTCGCCAAGGCGATCAGCGAAGGCCGGCCGATCCAGCTGTTCAACTATGGCCGCCACCAGCGCGACTTCACCTACATCGACGACATCGTCGAGAGCCTGGTACGGCTGATTCCCCTGCCCCCGGTCGCCGACCCGCAGTGGGATGCGCTGAACCCGGATCCGGCCAGCAGCCATGCGCCGTGGCGGCTGTACAACATCGGCGGGCAGCGTCCGGTGGAGCTGCTCGACTACCTGGCCTTGCTCGAGAAACACCTGCAGCGCAACGCGGTGATCGAACTGCTGCCGCTGCAACCAGGCGATGTGCTGGCCACCTGTGCCGATGCTAGCGCCCTGGCCAGGGTCACCGGATTCACCCCACAGATAGGTCTCGATGAGGGGCTCAGGCGCTTCGTCGCCTGGTTCAAGAGCTACTACTCGCCCGCCGCCAGCGAAGCGGCGCCCACGGGCGAGCAGCCGAATCAACGGAGGGCGGTATGA
- a CDS encoding sugar transferase: protein MTGQPKSAQLQALYQDKRMDPAHRQRIDAAIHMQGRGWITGRAGGRPWTLSRTNRVLSCLAALTLLLLLSPLFLVLALLIKQSSAGPVFFVQKRTGYRGRAFGMYKFRTMVANAEALKDSLRHLNKHGAESIDFKIDKDPRITSIGGWLRRSSLDELPNLINVVTGDMRLVGPRPTSFNAYRYHDNHLARLSIYPGMTGLWQISGRSNIDFDQRVELDLSYINEQSLMLDLKILLKTPFKVFTGHGAS from the coding sequence ATGACAGGACAACCCAAGAGCGCGCAACTGCAGGCGCTGTACCAGGACAAACGCATGGACCCGGCGCACCGGCAGCGCATCGATGCCGCCATCCACATGCAGGGCCGCGGCTGGATCACGGGGCGCGCCGGTGGCCGTCCCTGGACACTGTCGCGTACCAACCGCGTGCTGTCGTGCCTGGCCGCGCTGACTCTGCTGTTACTGCTGTCGCCGCTGTTCCTGGTACTGGCGCTGCTGATCAAGCAGTCCAGCGCAGGCCCGGTGTTCTTCGTGCAAAAGCGCACCGGCTACCGTGGTCGCGCTTTCGGTATGTACAAGTTCCGCACCATGGTGGCCAACGCCGAGGCGCTCAAGGACTCGCTGCGCCACCTGAACAAGCACGGCGCCGAATCCATCGACTTCAAGATCGACAAAGACCCGCGCATCACCTCGATAGGCGGCTGGTTGCGCCGCAGCAGCCTGGACGAGCTGCCCAACCTGATCAACGTGGTCACCGGCGACATGCGCCTGGTCGGCCCGCGCCCCACTTCGTTCAACGCCTACCGCTACCACGACAACCACCTGGCGCGACTGTCGATCTACCCGGGCATGACCGGTCTGTGGCAGATCTCCGGGCGCAGCAACATCGATTTCGACCAACGTGTGGAGCTGGACCTGAGTTACATCAACGAACAGAGCCTGATGCTGGACCTGAAGATCCTGCTCAAGACCCCGTTCAAAGTCTTCACTGGCCACGGAGCAAGCTGA
- a CDS encoding CpsD/CapB family tyrosine-protein kinase — MDGSSSRSLTIATPSETNLTATVLDLDQRTLLLTAANTGSGTSTSALAFASQLALMSAGNVLLIDASLAPGGLSQQLGLSKLRGYSDLLFNQDTPPLAQDCIVRLSDQPFDVLPVGTWKRGRDRLDPEQLRVLLHQLSNQYRFVVIDGEAIYASADSLVIGTLVDGVILVVCAEETRWEVAQAASQRLTQAGARLIGSVFNKRKYYMPKWLYENL, encoded by the coding sequence ATGGACGGTTCATCCTCGAGAAGCCTGACGATCGCTACCCCAAGCGAGACCAACCTGACCGCCACCGTGCTCGACCTCGACCAGCGCACCCTGCTGCTGACCGCGGCCAACACCGGCAGTGGCACCAGTACCAGCGCCCTGGCCTTCGCCAGCCAGCTGGCGCTCATGAGTGCCGGCAACGTGCTGCTGATCGACGCCAGCCTGGCACCTGGCGGCCTCAGCCAGCAACTGGGCCTGAGCAAACTGCGCGGCTACAGCGACCTGCTGTTCAACCAGGACACCCCGCCGCTGGCCCAGGACTGCATCGTGCGCCTGTCCGACCAGCCGTTCGACGTGCTGCCGGTGGGCACCTGGAAACGCGGCCGCGACCGCCTCGACCCCGAGCAATTGCGCGTGCTGCTGCACCAGTTGAGCAATCAGTACCGCTTCGTGGTGATCGACGGCGAGGCCATCTACGCCAGCGCCGACAGCCTGGTGATCGGCACCCTGGTCGACGGCGTGATCCTGGTGGTGTGCGCCGAGGAGACCCGCTGGGAAGTGGCCCAGGCCGCCAGCCAGCGCCTGACCCAGGCCGGCGCGCGATTGATCGGCAGCGTGTTCAACAAGCGCAAGTACTACATGCCCAAGTGGCTGTACGAAAATCTCTGA
- a CDS encoding polysaccharide biosynthesis/export family protein, with amino-acid sequence MRYPSIALCVLALAGCASQENREMPVQILTAPPAESQATEVARREQVLRPQDVLEVIFHVSNRSAGAYRIQSGDTLDLNFMAASGLNGNQLVQPDGTITLPSTNAAVRVEGMTPGEAESAIRQAYQDKRVFKPNRDQVTVRVMSPMTDEVNLKNALSHPGTGMSRDITVGNDGRATFPEIGSVPLQGMTVNQLRDYLNERYATLPGRMSVDVLLKSTAANEIYVLGEVGQPGAFQIRRPVSVLEALTLARGPTLKAKLGSVVIMRREGNTVHAVNYDVDQALSGGSQKLAYLQPEDMLYVPKTKLASAAELSRQLADVVLFQGFGFSFSYRVDNKESDD; translated from the coding sequence ATGAGATATCCCTCGATTGCCCTGTGCGTGCTGGCCCTGGCCGGCTGCGCCAGCCAGGAAAACCGCGAGATGCCGGTGCAGATCCTCACCGCGCCTCCCGCCGAAAGCCAGGCCACCGAAGTCGCCCGCCGCGAGCAGGTACTGCGCCCGCAGGACGTGCTGGAAGTGATCTTCCACGTCAGCAACCGCTCGGCCGGGGCCTACCGCATCCAGTCCGGCGACACCCTGGACCTGAACTTCATGGCCGCCAGCGGCCTGAACGGCAACCAGCTGGTGCAGCCCGACGGCACCATCACCCTGCCCAGCACCAATGCCGCCGTGCGCGTCGAAGGCATGACCCCTGGCGAAGCCGAAAGCGCCATCCGCCAGGCCTACCAGGACAAGCGGGTATTCAAGCCCAACCGTGACCAGGTCACCGTGCGCGTGATGAGCCCGATGACCGACGAGGTCAACCTGAAGAACGCCCTCAGCCACCCCGGCACCGGCATGAGCCGCGACATCACCGTGGGTAACGACGGCCGCGCCACCTTCCCGGAAATCGGCTCGGTGCCGCTGCAGGGCATGACCGTCAACCAGCTGCGCGACTACCTCAACGAACGCTACGCCACGTTGCCCGGGCGCATGAGCGTAGACGTACTGCTCAAGTCCACCGCCGCCAACGAGATCTACGTGCTCGGCGAAGTCGGCCAGCCCGGCGCCTTCCAGATCCGCCGCCCCGTCTCCGTGCTCGAGGCGCTGACCCTGGCCCGCGGCCCTACCCTCAAGGCCAAGCTCGGTTCGGTGGTGATCATGCGCCGCGAAGGCAACACCGTGCATGCGGTCAACTACGACGTCGACCAGGCGCTCTCCGGCGGTAGCCAGAAACTCGCCTACCTGCAGCCCGAAGACATGCTCTACGTGCCCAAGACCAAGCTTGCCAGCGCAGCCGAGCTGTCCCGGCAACTGGCCGACGTGGTGCTGTTCCAGGGCTTCGGCTTCAGCTTCAGCTACCGCGTCGACAATAAAGAAAGCGACGACTGA